Proteins from one bacterium genomic window:
- a CDS encoding HEPN domain-containing protein codes for MRYRLGRTRETLEEAFLMRRESHWNACVNRLYYACFYSVTALLAIEGISLSKHSGVKSLFNHHRVKTNKISKELGRLYNNLFEKPARGRLCRFCCFSEG; via the coding sequence ATCCGTTATCGACTTGGGCGGACCCGTGAAACATTGGAAGAGGCCTTTCTTATGCGGCGAGAAAGTCATTGGAATGCTTGTGTTAATCGATTATATTATGCCTGTTTCTATTCTGTTACGGCTCTATTGGCGATAGAAGGGATAAGCTTAAGTAAACACAGTGGAGTGAAATCCCTTTTTAACCATCACCGGGTCAAAACCAACAAAATCAGTAAAGAGCTTGGTCGGCTGTACAATAACCTTTTCGAAAAACCGGCAAGAGGGAGATTATGTCGATTTTGTTGTTTTTCAGAAGGATAA
- a CDS encoding glycosyltransferase family 2 protein, whose product MPKISATIICLNEERNIQRCLENLDFVDEIVVVDSGSTDRTLEICRKFTDRVLYNPWPGHVQQKNFALDQAKHEWILSLDADEVVTPRLKESILHALQNDQGKYDGYRVNRHVFYLGRWINHCWYPEYKIRLFKKSKGRWAGKNPHDTVNLDGKYRDLDGDLEHYTYRNISHHLRTIDSFSSIGAQGKFEEGKAPRLSSLILNPLFRFLKLYVVKRGFLDGMPGFIIAVLGSYYCFLKYAKLWEMHHTS is encoded by the coding sequence ATGCCGAAAATTTCAGCCACGATCATCTGCCTGAATGAGGAGAGAAACATTCAGCGATGCCTGGAAAACCTGGATTTTGTCGATGAAATCGTGGTCGTGGATTCGGGAAGTACGGATAGAACTTTAGAAATATGCCGGAAATTCACCGACCGGGTTTTGTATAACCCCTGGCCTGGTCATGTGCAGCAGAAAAACTTCGCCCTCGACCAGGCAAAGCACGAGTGGATACTCAGTTTGGATGCAGATGAGGTAGTTACCCCCAGGCTGAAGGAAAGCATCCTTCATGCACTGCAGAATGACCAGGGGAAATACGATGGATACCGGGTCAACCGGCACGTCTTTTATCTGGGCCGGTGGATCAACCACTGCTGGTACCCGGAATATAAAATCCGGCTATTCAAAAAATCCAAAGGCCGGTGGGCAGGCAAGAACCCCCATGACACCGTCAACCTGGATGGCAAATACCGCGACCTTGACGGCGACCTTGAGCATTATACTTACCGGAATATCTCACATCACCTTCGCACCATAGATTCATTCTCCTCCATCGGAGCACAGGGGAAATTCGAAGAAGGCAAAGCCCCCCGTCTTTCCAGCCTTATTTTGAATCCGCTGTTCCGTTTCCTGAAGCTCTATGTGGTGAAACGAGGTTTTTTGGACGGCATGCCGGGGTTCATCATCGCCGTTCTTGGCTCCTACTATTGCTTTTTGAAGTATGCCAAGCTCTGGGAGATGCACCATACCTCCTGA
- the fetB gene encoding iron export ABC transporter permease subunit FetB, with product MKHSLAAYTASPGSQVIPIGNFQLVLALGFVLIAVGIALWLRLGLARRLMTAAARCYLQLLFLGFVLFFIFSHDHPWLTVAVLLVMIGFGVQNILSLLKRSPYRLFWPVVTSMSVTGIPITFIVAAAVIGVTPWYRAQYVIPLAGMVFGNSMDGIALAAERMFADLEARRDEVRLLITLGATPWDASLPSIRAAVRAGLVPTINRTATVGVVSIPGMMTGQILAGADPLMAARYQIVIMLMLAAASSLGAITVALWSYKKAFDSAGAPR from the coding sequence GTGAAGCATAGCCTTGCGGCTTACACCGCATCACCTGGAAGTCAGGTTATACCGATCGGGAATTTTCAACTGGTTCTGGCGCTCGGTTTTGTCCTGATAGCTGTCGGCATTGCCCTCTGGCTTCGGCTGGGTCTTGCCCGAAGGCTTATGACAGCCGCTGCCCGCTGCTATCTTCAGCTTCTGTTCCTGGGCTTTGTTCTTTTCTTCATCTTCAGCCACGATCATCCCTGGCTTACCGTCGCGGTTCTCCTGGTCATGATCGGCTTTGGAGTCCAGAACATCCTCAGCCTCCTGAAGCGCTCTCCCTATCGTTTGTTCTGGCCGGTTGTGACCTCCATGTCCGTGACCGGAATACCCATTACCTTTATCGTGGCCGCGGCGGTGATCGGCGTAACCCCCTGGTATCGGGCCCAGTACGTCATTCCCCTGGCCGGAATGGTTTTTGGCAATTCCATGGATGGCATCGCCCTGGCCGCGGAGCGGATGTTTGCCGATCTTGAAGCCAGACGGGACGAGGTGCGCCTGTTGATTACGCTGGGGGCCACTCCCTGGGATGCATCCCTGCCCAGCATCCGGGCCGCCGTAAGAGCGGGACTTGTGCCCACGATCAACCGGACAGCCACCGTGGGCGTGGTCTCCATTCCGGGCATGATGACCGGCCAGATTCTGGCCGGAGCCGATCCCCTTATGGCAGCCAGATATCAGATCGTGATTATGCTGATGCTGGCCGCGGCATCCTCCCTGGGTGCCATCACCGTAGCCCTGTGGTCCTATAAAAAAGCCTTCGATTCTGCCGGAGCGCCGCGCTGA
- a CDS encoding ATP-binding cassette domain-containing protein, whose translation MWSEESLPLFSLHNVTVFRQQSGIKRLVLSQVSLTLEPLELVDIAGASGAGKSTLLEAAARLIPIAEGNMTLEGRRYTAFSPPEWRRKVALYLQTPVAAPGSVRENLLLPWRFTRKPDHDMPSVLRLESELEEIGLSEVSLDVRASELSGGQLARLALVRLVLLQPRVLLLDEPEASLDRDSARLVNRRIRRYLNENQAAAIRIRHFAWDEPASRTLTVREGTVFEEV comes from the coding sequence TTGTGGAGTGAGGAGAGTTTACCTCTGTTTTCCCTGCACAATGTTACGGTTTTCCGCCAGCAGAGCGGGATAAAGCGCCTGGTTTTGTCTCAGGTTTCCCTCACCCTGGAACCTTTAGAACTGGTGGATATTGCCGGTGCTTCCGGGGCAGGGAAAAGTACACTCCTTGAGGCTGCCGCCCGGCTCATTCCCATCGCTGAAGGGAACATGACTCTCGAAGGCCGCAGGTACACGGCTTTTTCACCCCCGGAGTGGAGGAGAAAAGTCGCTCTTTACCTACAGACACCGGTGGCTGCGCCCGGAAGCGTTCGGGAGAACCTTCTTCTGCCCTGGAGATTCACCAGAAAGCCCGATCATGATATGCCATCGGTACTCCGCCTCGAATCGGAGCTGGAAGAAATCGGCCTTTCGGAAGTATCCCTGGATGTCAGGGCTTCAGAGCTTTCCGGAGGTCAACTGGCCCGCCTTGCCCTGGTGCGCCTTGTGCTGCTTCAGCCCCGGGTTTTGCTTCTCGATGAGCCGGAGGCCAGCCTGGACAGGGATTCTGCCCGACTGGTCAACAGACGCATCCGGCGCTATTTGAATGAAAATCAGGCTGCGGCCATCAGAATACGGCATTTTGCATGGGATGAGCCAGCCAGCCGTACCCTGACGGTCAGGGAAGGCACCGTGTTCGAGGAGGTATAA